From the Paenibacillus sp. FSL H8-0548 genome, one window contains:
- a CDS encoding immunoglobulin-like domain-containing protein, whose translation MRKYGKTPLALLLAFSMIIALFPIGVIHAAEAQPINLALGRTVTAVSSYEMANEGWGLTNLVDGDKTGPRATGSVANGWTSSPTTNQPSANNPVWVMIDLGSQYQVDQIVLWPRNDGGTISKGVGYPVDFKVQISADKTTWIDKAVHTNYPSPTTGLQQTIDFNKDGARYVRVIATKLVADDWNQYVMQFREIEVFQSASALNDAEAVAADAAAIDLGNLTAIYKNLYLPSLGGEASNISWVSLNPSYLNAEGIIVKRPEAGEPDASVVLEALVKRGQESQVREFSVTVKAKIARVAEPDSFKIGIFWPPTWEFTNDEQYKYIKEANVTDVENVIGGGLDSEEKNLEMLELAEANGLKVSVADTRVNGSDRQIQEMVQTYMDHPATSGYYIQDEPGVGGLQAAADRYGKILAVDPDRVPYVNLLPEQAVAGYEHNYVRAWVEKAGPQNLKYLSFDNYPLLMGNSFSGTYFSNLEIIRKTGLEYGVKTSSYLQSIGIPGGLRRPIATEMDYLAYANMAYGMKSLVWFTYWTPTERTEAFTDAIIDAAGNKTDLYVPFQQINGKIAKLGQTLINLDAVQVYHSGPSKPAGVPSLPKSFFFQPEEQSDDLIISHLVHQTNGQTYIMIVNKSLTDAKQLSFSLDTSVRGIEEISNATGLATSTDFDPETGLLKTVLEAGEGKLYVILGSEGGFHGPQIPETLQPESNPVNPFLNVALGRPVEASSDIGQWGWLKDNVVDGKLLGDSNNSGWTSLPAKSQPAEREWISVDLGSILPVNKVKLWPRNDNLAVGLGFPIDYRVLVSTNKQIWTEVAKQTDVALPDKGEAQEVTFDSVNARYVKVEAITQRPDNNEDYVFQIAEFEIYLEHELSTHLHVQATPASVAVDATSQLNIGLWQGSGSLLPLTDAVFSSLNEEIATVSSAGLITGLKPGTATIKIDTADGTDTTTIDIVVDRLTDPWKLSTYGSAWGIAKEDSGALQVEAAGTGLGSQDFVYVNRPLAADKINELSVSLNRYQIPDAAAGLDGRTGIMMSDSNASDASWVYLSISPEGRLRMESRQGNEAPTVAVTGSYIPLPAQLKLVKNEDTFTGYYMSNGVWTPINLTEAASSVSVLFSEGLSGGIAQFSGLSTRHSVIHAALPQWEASDYAADLDIAEVNDAHTALTLGDTSAVTGNITLPSKGLNDTAITWVSSNSTYIGNDGKLITRPTAAQGDATLTLTATVSKGEASMTKVFTVTVKAEAAGGNNGGNNGGNNGGNTGGNTGENTGGGTGGETGSNTGNGNDITLSDITGHWAVSAIERAVELGFVNGYKDGTFKPNGDVTRGELAAMLSRALDLTATSSSISFKDADQIPAWARGHVLAAVDAGLFNGFEDNSFRVHAFMTRAELAAVIIRALGIPVNPMAALNFSDASDVSAWAKPYVAAGVEAGFFQGRGNNRFAPNAVTTRAEAVTLILALIDYKAKQ comes from the coding sequence ATGAGAAAGTATGGGAAGACACCACTAGCACTATTACTAGCATTTAGTATGATCATTGCATTATTTCCAATAGGCGTTATACATGCGGCGGAAGCTCAACCTATTAATCTAGCCCTCGGTAGGACGGTAACAGCGGTATCGAGCTATGAAATGGCCAATGAGGGCTGGGGCCTTACGAATCTGGTTGATGGGGATAAGACTGGCCCAAGAGCAACAGGTTCTGTTGCCAATGGCTGGACCTCGTCGCCGACCACGAACCAACCGTCTGCTAACAATCCAGTCTGGGTCATGATTGATCTCGGTTCACAGTATCAGGTAGATCAGATTGTACTTTGGCCTCGCAACGATGGCGGAACGATTAGCAAAGGAGTCGGCTATCCGGTAGATTTCAAGGTCCAGATCTCAGCCGATAAGACGACGTGGATCGATAAGGCTGTTCATACGAACTATCCGTCTCCAACAACAGGACTGCAGCAAACGATTGATTTCAACAAAGACGGAGCTCGATATGTCCGTGTTATAGCGACTAAGCTAGTCGCGGATGATTGGAATCAATACGTTATGCAATTCCGTGAAATTGAAGTATTCCAGTCGGCTAGCGCATTAAATGACGCTGAAGCCGTTGCTGCGGATGCAGCAGCAATCGATCTGGGAAATCTAACGGCAATATACAAAAATTTATACTTGCCCAGCCTTGGCGGGGAGGCATCCAATATTAGCTGGGTTAGCTTGAATCCAAGCTATTTGAATGCCGAGGGTATTATTGTTAAACGACCGGAAGCAGGCGAGCCTGATGCGTCTGTAGTGCTTGAAGCGCTTGTTAAGAGAGGACAGGAATCGCAGGTGCGGGAATTCTCCGTAACGGTGAAGGCAAAGATCGCGCGTGTAGCCGAGCCTGATTCATTCAAAATCGGAATTTTCTGGCCGCCGACATGGGAGTTCACGAATGATGAGCAGTATAAATATATCAAGGAAGCGAATGTGACCGATGTTGAGAATGTTATCGGCGGGGGACTCGACTCCGAGGAGAAAAATCTCGAAATGCTGGAACTGGCAGAGGCAAATGGGCTGAAGGTGTCCGTTGCTGATACTCGTGTTAATGGGTCAGATCGGCAGATTCAGGAAATGGTGCAAACGTATATGGATCATCCGGCGACTAGTGGATATTACATCCAGGATGAGCCAGGGGTTGGGGGACTACAAGCAGCAGCAGACAGGTATGGCAAAATCCTCGCTGTTGACCCGGATCGGGTACCTTACGTAAACTTGCTTCCAGAACAAGCCGTTGCTGGTTACGAACATAATTATGTCAGAGCATGGGTGGAGAAGGCTGGACCTCAAAACTTAAAATATTTATCTTTCGATAATTATCCGCTGCTAATGGGCAATAGCTTTAGTGGTACTTATTTCAGCAATCTAGAAATCATTCGCAAGACGGGATTGGAGTATGGTGTGAAAACCTCCTCCTATCTGCAGTCCATCGGTATCCCAGGAGGATTAAGAAGGCCTATTGCTACAGAAATGGATTATTTGGCCTATGCCAACATGGCGTATGGAATGAAAAGTCTCGTATGGTTTACGTATTGGACACCAACTGAGCGCACAGAGGCGTTCACGGATGCAATTATAGATGCAGCTGGTAATAAAACAGACCTATACGTACCATTTCAACAGATCAATGGGAAAATCGCGAAGCTGGGACAGACGCTGATCAACCTGGATGCGGTACAAGTGTATCATTCGGGTCCTTCGAAGCCGGCAGGCGTGCCAAGCTTGCCAAAATCGTTTTTCTTCCAGCCAGAGGAACAATCGGATGATTTAATTATTTCTCATCTTGTGCATCAGACGAATGGGCAAACCTATATCATGATTGTGAACAAATCGTTAACCGATGCGAAGCAGCTAAGCTTCTCACTAGATACATCTGTCCGCGGTATTGAGGAAATTTCAAATGCGACGGGTCTAGCAACAAGTACAGATTTTGACCCTGAAACAGGTTTGCTTAAAACCGTATTAGAGGCAGGCGAAGGTAAGCTATACGTCATCCTTGGAAGCGAGGGGGGATTCCATGGACCTCAGATACCGGAGACGCTGCAGCCGGAGAGTAATCCGGTAAATCCTTTTCTAAACGTTGCACTTGGTCGCCCTGTGGAGGCCTCTTCGGATATTGGCCAATGGGGATGGCTTAAGGACAATGTGGTGGATGGCAAGCTATTAGGCGACTCGAATAACAGTGGATGGACCAGCCTGCCAGCTAAAAGCCAGCCTGCCGAGCGCGAATGGATTAGTGTGGATCTAGGCAGCATATTGCCAGTTAATAAAGTAAAGCTATGGCCGCGAAATGATAATCTCGCCGTCGGTTTAGGCTTCCCGATCGATTATCGGGTGCTTGTATCCACGAATAAGCAAATATGGACAGAGGTAGCGAAGCAGACGGATGTTGCCTTGCCAGACAAAGGCGAAGCGCAAGAGGTTACCTTCGACAGCGTGAATGCACGGTATGTCAAAGTTGAAGCCATCACGCAGAGACCGGATAACAATGAGGATTATGTATTTCAAATAGCGGAATTTGAAATCTATTTGGAGCATGAGCTAAGTACGCATTTACATGTTCAGGCAACACCGGCAAGCGTTGCCGTAGATGCTACTTCCCAATTGAATATAGGCTTATGGCAAGGAAGCGGGAGCTTGCTCCCTTTAACTGATGCGGTATTCTCTAGCTTAAATGAAGAGATCGCAACGGTGAGCTCTGCTGGATTAATTACAGGATTGAAGCCAGGAACGGCGACGATAAAGATTGATACAGCTGATGGAACGGATACAACGACGATCGATATCGTAGTCGATCGTTTGACAGATCCTTGGAAGCTATCGACCTACGGTAGTGCATGGGGGATCGCCAAGGAGGATTCCGGGGCTCTGCAAGTTGAGGCAGCGGGAACCGGATTGGGTAGTCAGGATTTCGTTTATGTGAATAGACCATTGGCTGCAGACAAGATCAATGAGCTGTCTGTTTCATTGAACCGGTATCAGATTCCAGATGCAGCGGCAGGTTTGGATGGTCGTACTGGCATTATGATGAGCGATTCTAATGCATCAGATGCTTCTTGGGTATATCTATCTATCTCCCCTGAGGGTAGGCTGAGAATGGAGAGCCGTCAAGGAAATGAAGCACCTACTGTTGCGGTCACAGGGTCATACATTCCTCTGCCTGCACAATTAAAGCTCGTGAAGAACGAAGATACTTTTACAGGCTATTATATGAGCAATGGAGTGTGGACACCAATCAACCTCACCGAAGCTGCTTCTAGCGTTTCGGTGCTATTCTCGGAAGGATTATCGGGAGGAATTGCCCAATTTTCTGGGTTATCAACGCGACATTCTGTGATTCATGCAGCCCTTCCGCAATGGGAAGCTTCTGACTATGCTGCGGACTTGGATATAGCGGAGGTTAATGATGCTCATACTGCACTGACTTTAGGCGATACAAGCGCTGTAACGGGCAATATTACATTGCCTTCAAAGGGCTTGAACGATACGGCAATAACTTGGGTGAGCTCGAATAGCACCTACATTGGTAATGATGGCAAGCTGATTACACGTCCAACTGCTGCGCAGGGCGATGCAACGCTGACGCTTACCGCAACGGTATCTAAAGGCGAAGCTAGCATGACGAAGGTATTTACTGTAACCGTGAAAGCGGAAGCTGCTGGTGGCAACAACGGCGGAAATAACGGAGGAAATAACGGAGGAAACACAGGCGGAAACACAGGTGAAAATACCGGTGGAGGCACGGGCGGTGAAACCGGTAGTAATACTGGGAACGGGAATGATATTACGTTAAGTGACATTACAGGCCATTGGGCTGTTAGTGCGATCGAAAGGGCTGTGGAGCTTGGCTTCGTCAACGGCTATAAGGATGGTACTTTCAAGCCAAATGGAGATGTGACTCGCGGAGAGCTCGCGGCGATGCTGAGTCGTGCGCTTGACCTGACAGCGACCTCCAGCTCGATCTCCTTTAAGGATGCTGATCAAATCCCTGCTTGGGCTCGCGGTCATGTGCTGGCAGCTGTCGATGCAGGATTGTTCAACGGCTTTGAGGATAATAGCTTCCGAGTCCATGCGTTTATGACACGTGCGGAATTAGCAGCGGTCATTATCCGTGCGCTTGGGATTCCAGTTAATCCGATGGCAGCGCTAAATTTCTCAGATGCTTCAGATGTGTCTGCATGGGCGAAGCCTTATGTAGCAGCTGGAGTGGAAGCAGGCTTCTTCCAGGGAAGAGGCAACAATAGGTTCGCTCCTAATGCGGTAACAACGAGAGCAGAGGCCGTAACCTTAATCCTGGCTTTAATCGATTACAAGGCGAAGCAATAA
- a CDS encoding extracellular solute-binding protein, translated as MKRKGLGLLAIVMMLVMVVSACGGGNNKNTASPSPTESSSQTPVESAPAESVTLKVTGFKSGTELGAIPELNEKFMSENPEIKVVYEGMPGGQFKDFIKTRFAAGDASDVILMHPGLSDVISYGKAGYLMDLSGESWISNFTAAALKSTSQDGQVYAIPNDMNVMGVYYNKEIFEKLSLATPTNWDEFLAASEAIKQSGTLPIAIGNNDGWMTLAALYTVAPSLVYGPTPDFDSKLNDGSATFTGAWDDTVAKWFSLIDKGYLTEKSTGVSLDQAQQAFATGKAAMYIDGSWSLAGIKKTNPDLKLGMFAMPSNAAGQDVIASAAVGTTFAINKDTKVADAAKKYLEFWSQADNQKLWTKSQQGFMTINGETGDIDEAFNEIAAVVAQGNSYPFLDQGWLYGGAATTEMMTSAQGVYLKAITPAVMLENMDKAWADAAK; from the coding sequence ATGAAAAGAAAAGGGTTAGGTTTGTTGGCAATTGTAATGATGCTGGTTATGGTCGTAAGTGCATGTGGTGGTGGCAACAATAAAAATACAGCAAGTCCTTCGCCAACGGAATCATCATCGCAGACTCCTGTTGAAAGCGCTCCCGCAGAGAGTGTGACTCTGAAGGTAACTGGATTTAAATCCGGTACAGAGCTCGGAGCTATTCCAGAGTTGAATGAGAAATTTATGAGTGAGAACCCTGAGATTAAAGTTGTATATGAAGGAATGCCGGGTGGACAGTTCAAGGATTTCATTAAGACTCGGTTCGCAGCAGGCGATGCTTCTGACGTCATCCTGATGCATCCAGGTTTGTCAGATGTTATCTCTTACGGTAAAGCAGGCTATCTAATGGATCTTTCAGGAGAATCTTGGATATCCAATTTCACTGCTGCTGCATTGAAGTCTACTTCACAGGACGGTCAAGTGTATGCGATTCCTAATGATATGAACGTCATGGGCGTTTACTACAACAAAGAGATTTTTGAGAAGCTGTCTCTGGCAACTCCTACGAATTGGGATGAGTTCCTAGCAGCTTCGGAAGCAATTAAGCAATCCGGCACTTTGCCAATTGCAATCGGCAATAACGATGGTTGGATGACGCTCGCTGCACTCTACACTGTTGCTCCATCACTCGTCTATGGTCCGACTCCGGATTTTGATTCGAAGCTGAATGATGGATCAGCAACATTTACTGGGGCATGGGATGATACGGTTGCGAAATGGTTTTCTCTCATTGACAAAGGCTACCTGACAGAGAAAAGTACAGGAGTGAGCCTTGACCAAGCGCAACAAGCATTCGCGACAGGCAAAGCGGCAATGTACATCGACGGCAGCTGGTCATTAGCTGGCATTAAGAAAACGAACCCAGATCTGAAGCTTGGAATGTTCGCTATGCCTTCTAATGCGGCTGGTCAAGACGTAATCGCATCTGCAGCAGTTGGAACAACTTTCGCGATTAACAAAGATACGAAAGTGGCGGATGCAGCGAAGAAGTATTTGGAATTCTGGAGCCAAGCGGATAACCAGAAGCTATGGACGAAGAGTCAACAAGGCTTCATGACGATCAATGGAGAAACAGGCGATATCGATGAAGCGTTTAATGAAATTGCTGCGGTTGTTGCTCAAGGCAATAGCTATCCGTTCTTGGATCAAGGATGGCTCTACGGCGGTGCAGCAACTACGGAAATGATGACCTCGGCACAGGGCGTCTATCTAAAGGCAATTACACCTGCAGTGATGCTAGAGAATATGGATAAAGCTTGGGCGGATGCGGCTAAGTAA
- a CDS encoding response regulator, protein MPKLLIVDDEETIRIGLKSMVNRLLPHWEVIGSCEDAEQALEQVNACSPDLAIIDIGMVGMSGLELALRLNNEKPEVNKIMLTGYDKFSYIQSAMRAGATDYLLKPVQRDELVEAFRKVEILLAEREHRRKLKLEKKIAEWVTVQKAGSCFELERLLDAEGLHGEDIRYGIILRFQYGSIEEPGEKQVTPPASYCFTQPHDADSNIIRVVDVTISNVCEMTFVAVRNMSSLEGCLEQCERISGRESTQLTLTGYGELMEDLCLLPVAFRQAQEMMYRIVKSHKELDTSDEAERMNKLMVSIEMNDLKSVIHLLEQWQLELKESREQNPLLKFTRMFRFIAFFAGLQTSRSQSALLTEINKQITRLSGQLLFTGDLGALMLAIDQFIEGVTQFKSDLFDERKIIGKVKEIMRREFMNPEFSLEQAALFVHLNPTYLSELFKETAGRKFIDYLTDIRLEEARHILLETDMKMYEVCLSVGYTSSKYFSTLFRKKYQVTPTMYREGQSG, encoded by the coding sequence ATGCCGAAATTGCTAATCGTGGATGATGAGGAAACCATTCGTATAGGATTGAAGAGCATGGTGAATAGATTGCTTCCCCACTGGGAGGTCATCGGAAGCTGTGAGGATGCCGAGCAAGCTTTGGAGCAGGTGAATGCTTGTTCTCCCGATTTGGCAATCATCGACATAGGCATGGTCGGAATGAGCGGATTGGAGCTGGCGCTCCGTTTAAACAATGAAAAGCCCGAAGTAAATAAAATTATGCTGACAGGCTATGATAAATTCTCCTATATTCAATCGGCGATGCGAGCGGGGGCTACCGACTACTTGCTTAAGCCAGTTCAACGGGACGAGCTCGTAGAGGCATTCAGGAAGGTGGAGATCTTACTTGCTGAGCGTGAACATCGTCGGAAGCTGAAGCTGGAGAAAAAAATCGCAGAATGGGTGACCGTCCAGAAAGCAGGAAGCTGCTTTGAGCTTGAGCGATTGTTGGATGCAGAAGGGCTGCATGGGGAGGATATTCGTTATGGAATTATTCTTCGTTTTCAATATGGCAGCATCGAGGAACCGGGGGAAAAGCAAGTAACGCCACCTGCAAGCTACTGTTTTACTCAGCCTCATGATGCGGACTCAAATATTATCCGAGTGGTCGATGTGACGATATCGAACGTATGTGAGATGACTTTCGTTGCGGTACGCAATATGTCCTCACTAGAAGGATGTTTAGAGCAGTGCGAGCGCATCTCCGGACGAGAGTCTACTCAATTGACGCTAACAGGCTACGGGGAGCTAATGGAGGATTTGTGTCTTCTGCCGGTTGCCTTTCGGCAAGCGCAGGAAATGATGTATCGGATTGTAAAGTCCCATAAGGAGCTGGATACGTCGGATGAGGCAGAAAGAATGAATAAACTTATGGTCTCCATCGAGATGAACGACTTGAAGAGCGTTATTCATTTGCTCGAACAATGGCAATTGGAATTAAAGGAGTCGAGGGAACAGAATCCTTTGTTGAAGTTCACTCGTATGTTCCGTTTTATTGCTTTTTTTGCTGGACTGCAAACCTCAAGATCACAATCTGCCTTGCTAACGGAAATAAACAAACAAATTACTCGTCTCTCAGGACAATTGTTATTTACAGGTGACCTAGGAGCCTTAATGTTAGCCATTGATCAATTTATCGAGGGAGTTACTCAATTTAAATCTGATCTATTCGACGAGCGGAAGATTATTGGCAAGGTTAAGGAGATTATGCGGCGTGAATTCATGAACCCTGAATTTTCTCTTGAGCAAGCGGCACTATTTGTTCATCTTAATCCGACCTATTTGAGTGAACTGTTTAAGGAAACAGCCGGCCGTAAATTTATCGACTATTTAACAGATATTCGCTTGGAGGAAGCACGTCATATTTTGCTGGAAACGGACATGAAGATGTATGAGGTTTGTCTGTCCGTCGGCTATACGAGCTCAAAATATTTCAGCACCCTGTTTCGTAAAAAATATCAAGTGACCCCAACGATGTATCGAGAAGGCCAATCAGGATAA
- a CDS encoding sensor histidine kinase, whose protein sequence is MRLRIVPFRNWNLNTKLISVYLLTIFIPVIIVTLLGFYRYNENLKQKVGEYGLNLTDQVSKSLDTYIQQIDRLSLTFYLDVWENLSLTPDRSNPKDVFMEKVSVDRALKSILVVIPFSDILGVYWINDGEVLYSQYGNGDWIDHSDFEQRDWYSETLKADGKGVLIPPYLSQNQSANEFVFSYARSIVNVKNRQSYGVLLFDVSMNGLRDLVGNMKSKSAGTMIILDREGKVVYHPDSTLLRSEFPLIAEQSYGYYTDHINDVETMIHYVRSPVTGWTVVNTIEVNQLSDELGILRNLLFSYTGVMLLVSTILFALLTFMIIKPLKEMKRLMRRVEVGDYAVQFQVRSSDEVNRLGHSFNVMVTQIRELVNKVLRMKIYQQQAQVKVLRSQVNPHFLYNTLESIHMKAEINQDYEVADMVALLGKLFRLSLRQTTERITIAQELEYVNVFMGLQGVRFLKMDYIVEVDPALMQMEILPWTIQPLVENAIIHGLSPVKGEGWVRVSAKQDERDLIIEIADNGIGISESRLDWIQSILRAPDSEDATDHIGINNVHRRIQYYYGAAYGLQIMNRLGGGTIARIRLKIMEEAAEDAEIANRG, encoded by the coding sequence ATGAGACTTCGGATAGTCCCATTTCGTAATTGGAATCTCAATACCAAGCTTATCTCCGTGTACTTGCTTACTATATTTATTCCAGTCATTATCGTTACTCTACTCGGCTTTTACCGATATAATGAAAATCTCAAGCAGAAGGTTGGGGAGTATGGTCTGAATTTAACGGATCAGGTTAGCAAAAGCCTAGACACATACATTCAGCAGATCGACCGCTTGTCGCTTACCTTCTATCTTGATGTGTGGGAAAACCTCAGTCTTACTCCTGACCGGAGCAATCCGAAGGATGTATTCATGGAGAAAGTATCCGTCGATCGGGCGCTCAAGAGCATCCTGGTCGTCATTCCCTTCTCTGATATCCTCGGTGTTTATTGGATCAATGATGGAGAAGTGCTGTATTCCCAATATGGCAATGGAGATTGGATTGATCACAGCGATTTCGAGCAGCGCGATTGGTATAGTGAGACGCTCAAGGCGGACGGTAAAGGTGTTCTTATTCCACCGTACCTTTCACAAAACCAATCAGCTAACGAATTCGTTTTTTCCTATGCCCGCAGTATCGTAAATGTGAAAAATCGGCAATCCTACGGAGTGCTGCTATTTGATGTTTCCATGAATGGACTAAGAGATTTAGTTGGGAATATGAAGAGTAAATCCGCAGGCACTATGATTATTCTAGATCGTGAAGGCAAGGTGGTCTATCATCCCGACTCGACTCTACTCCGCAGCGAATTCCCTCTTATAGCAGAACAATCGTATGGGTACTATACAGACCATATTAATGATGTAGAAACGATGATCCACTATGTTCGTTCCCCCGTCACCGGCTGGACAGTCGTGAACACCATTGAGGTTAATCAGCTTTCAGATGAGCTTGGTATTTTGCGGAATCTGTTATTTTCCTATACAGGAGTCATGCTGCTTGTTTCCACCATTCTCTTCGCGCTGTTGACCTTTATGATTATCAAGCCGTTGAAAGAAATGAAGAGACTCATGCGGCGTGTGGAGGTGGGCGATTATGCGGTCCAGTTCCAGGTTCGCTCTAGCGATGAGGTTAATCGTCTGGGGCATAGCTTTAACGTGATGGTCACTCAGATTCGCGAGCTGGTGAATAAGGTATTGCGGATGAAAATCTATCAGCAGCAGGCTCAGGTTAAAGTGCTGCGCAGCCAGGTTAATCCGCATTTCCTGTACAACACCTTGGAATCTATTCATATGAAAGCAGAGATTAACCAAGATTACGAAGTGGCTGACATGGTTGCATTACTGGGGAAGCTGTTCAGGCTCTCACTGCGACAGACGACAGAACGCATTACTATCGCTCAGGAATTGGAATATGTAAACGTATTCATGGGCTTGCAAGGCGTTCGTTTTCTCAAGATGGACTATATTGTCGAGGTTGATCCGGCGCTGATGCAGATGGAAATTCTACCTTGGACCATTCAGCCATTAGTTGAAAATGCAATCATCCATGGACTGTCCCCTGTGAAGGGAGAAGGCTGGGTTCGGGTATCGGCCAAGCAAGACGAACGTGATTTGATTATTGAAATCGCTGACAATGGAATTGGTATTAGCGAAAGTCGACTTGATTGGATTCAATCTATTCTGAGAGCTCCCGATTCGGAAGATGCAACGGATCATATTGGAATTAACAATGTTCATCGCAGAATCCAATATTATTATGGAGCTGCTTACGGATTGCAGATCATGAACCGCTTAGGCGGTGGGACGATCGCCAGAATTCGCTTGAAAATCATGGAGGAGGCCGCAGAGGATGCCGAAATTGCTAATCGTGGATGA
- a CDS encoding carbohydrate ABC transporter permease: MTRGKAAGTYVLEIVMVAAAIVFFIPFYFVLSMTFKTPKEMAGFPLSLPSGLDFGNYFDTWELMRFPQVLGNTVLITVFTVLALILFGSLASYPLARKSSSAYYLVYIYFIAGIMVPFQLAMVPLYKFVNTLHLVNTFHGAILIYTAINLPFAVFLFTGFLKSTPKELEEAAWIDGCSKIRAFWVAVFPIIKPATATVAVLTALNTWNDFIIPLLFLQDQSRRTITIELYMFVGEHVTNWSLLFPGMVLSVIPLLIVYLFLQKYIIKGIAAGSVKG, from the coding sequence ATGACGAGGGGAAAAGCAGCAGGTACTTATGTACTGGAAATTGTTATGGTCGCAGCAGCTATTGTTTTTTTTATCCCGTTTTATTTCGTCTTGTCCATGACCTTTAAGACTCCGAAGGAGATGGCGGGTTTCCCTCTTTCTCTCCCTTCCGGGCTGGACTTTGGGAATTACTTCGATACTTGGGAGCTAATGCGGTTTCCTCAGGTGCTGGGCAATACAGTGCTGATTACTGTGTTTACGGTGCTAGCGCTAATCTTGTTTGGATCTCTTGCTTCTTATCCTCTTGCTAGAAAATCAAGCAGCGCTTATTATTTAGTTTATATTTACTTTATAGCAGGCATTATGGTGCCTTTCCAGCTTGCAATGGTTCCTCTTTACAAATTTGTGAACACGCTGCATCTAGTCAATACCTTTCATGGTGCGATTCTCATCTACACGGCAATTAATCTGCCCTTTGCAGTGTTTCTGTTTACCGGTTTTCTAAAATCAACGCCGAAGGAATTAGAGGAAGCAGCATGGATAGACGGTTGTTCTAAAATACGGGCATTCTGGGTCGCAGTTTTCCCCATTATTAAGCCTGCAACAGCTACGGTTGCTGTCCTTACAGCTCTTAACACGTGGAATGATTTTATTATCCCACTGCTTTTCCTTCAGGACCAGAGCCGCCGGACGATTACGATTGAACTTTATATGTTCGTTGGTGAGCATGTTACCAATTGGTCGCTGTTGTTTCCAGGAATGGTATTATCGGTAATCCCTCTATTAATTGTTTATCTCTTCTTGCAGAAATACATCATCAAAGGCATTGCAGCGGGGTCGGTCAAAGGCTGA
- a CDS encoding sugar ABC transporter permease produces the protein MLANLSLRTKEHMWWVAFIAPAFLIYTVIFLGPVISSFYYSMTNWNGFTKTMDFIGFSNYAQMLTDKTFMKALRNTFVFAGLIVIFQNGLAIPLALALDSKIRTKSILKVVFFAPAIFSPLVVGYTWLYIYEPQNGLLNVLLRSLGLGNMEQSWLGDPAFALYAIVVMMLWQYIGYSMIIFLANLQTIPGDLYEAADIDGAGGWRKFRFITFPMLAPSMTINIVLASIGSLKAFDIIYVTTKGGPFQATETITTLLFTTAFKKDNFGYGTSMGVIMFLIILVISVIQIIVLRRREVGE, from the coding sequence ATGTTGGCGAATTTGTCGCTACGCACCAAAGAGCATATGTGGTGGGTCGCTTTTATCGCACCTGCATTTCTGATTTACACCGTTATATTTCTAGGCCCTGTGATTTCAAGCTTTTACTACAGTATGACGAATTGGAATGGCTTCACAAAAACGATGGATTTCATCGGATTTAGCAATTATGCACAAATGCTGACGGACAAAACATTTATGAAGGCGCTGCGCAATACGTTTGTATTTGCCGGATTGATTGTGATATTCCAGAACGGCTTAGCTATCCCTTTGGCGTTGGCACTGGACTCGAAGATCCGGACAAAATCAATACTTAAAGTCGTCTTCTTCGCGCCCGCTATTTTTAGCCCGCTTGTTGTCGGATATACCTGGCTCTATATTTATGAACCACAGAATGGACTGCTGAATGTGCTTCTTCGCTCCTTGGGGCTTGGTAATATGGAGCAAAGCTGGCTAGGAGATCCGGCCTTTGCCTTATATGCGATTGTAGTCATGATGCTGTGGCAATATATTGGCTATTCAATGATTATCTTTCTAGCTAATTTGCAGACGATTCCCGGGGATCTCTACGAGGCTGCGGATATTGATGGGGCTGGCGGCTGGCGGAAATTTCGTTTCATTACGTTCCCGATGCTAGCCCCTTCGATGACCATTAATATTGTTTTGGCTAGTATTGGCTCGTTGAAGGCATTCGATATTATTTATGTAACGACCAAGGGGGGACCGTTTCAAGCAACGGAAACGATTACAACACTCCTGTTCACAACGGCGTTTAAGAAGGATAATTTCGGCTATGGAACGTCAATGGGCGTAATTATGTTTCTCATTATTTTAGTGATTAGCGTTATCCAAATTATCGTTCTCAGAAGGAGGGAGGTTGGGGAATGA